The proteins below are encoded in one region of Carettochelys insculpta isolate YL-2023 chromosome 14, ASM3395843v1, whole genome shotgun sequence:
- the LOC142020638 gene encoding uncharacterized protein LOC142020638 isoform X2: METAQVAVTFEEVAVYFTPGQGVLLDPAQRALYREVMQENYEMVTSLGFPVPKPDLITQLARGEEPWVPALQASKEKESPRGTCEGDGTASENKEVNQQPEGPGDVDPQEAFLRRADGNVSQGSEQECAWGDGDQSDVQLGNDPGKKLAEPLQCGGGRSDPKDTTTQRTSHCEEKPYQCLDCGKSFSHCSGLRYHQRTHTGERPYKCLECGKTFGHRSNLNQHRRIHTKERPYKCLQCGSSFTLKSTLCKHQKIHREDKPNKCLQCAKSFIQKSQLLTHQRVHMGERPFKCRECGKSYFENAKLTRHQRSHTGVRPFQCSECGRSFSLKSNLKVHQQTHTGEKPYKCLDCGKTFSRSSHLIHHGRMHSGERPYKCLECGKGFSVKSSLNTHQQIHTGERPHKCLDCGKTFTQRSHLNRHGKTHRGNQSYECLDSRPPSPTSPWTVLSTPLFSAGRTSLGAANASPPCIPQGLLLKGAFPLQEHFETEQSCQRAQFQKKSSAGRPPWRPMKS, from the exons aTGGAGACAGCTCAG GTGGCGGTGACcttcgaggaggtggctgtgtatttcaccccggggcagggggtgctgctggACCCTgctcagagagccctctacagggaggtCATGCAGGAGAACTATGAGATGGTGACCTCGCTGG GATTTCCTGTTCCAAAACCTGACCTGATCACCCAGCTGGCCCGAGGGGAAGAGCCATgggtcccagctctgcaggctaGCAAGGAGAAAGAGAGCCCAAGAGGCACCTGCGAAG gtgatGGGACAGCAAGTGAGAACAAGGAGGTGAATCAGCAGCCAGAAGGGCCTGGGGATGTGGACCCACAGGAGGCATTTTTGAGAAGAGCTGACGGGAATGTTTCCCAGGGCTCGGAACAGGAATGTGCCTGGGGAGACGGCGACCAATCAGACGTTCAGCTGGGAAACGATCCCGGGAAGAAACTGGCTGAACCCCTTCAGTGTGGCGGGGGACGCAGTGATCCCAAGGACACGACAACCCAACGGACAAGTCACTGTGAAGAGAAGCCCTACCAGTGCcttgactgtgggaaaagttttagCCATTGCTCAGGGCTTAGGTaccatcagagaacccacactggtgAACGACCCTACAAGtgcctggagtgtgggaaaacTTTTGGGCACCGCTCGAACCTTAACCAGCACAGGAGAATACACACCAAAGAAAGACCCTATAAATGTCTCCAGTGTGGGAGTAGTTTCACCCTGAAATCAACACTTTGTAAACATCAGAAAATCCACAGAGAAGACAAACCCAATAAATGCCTTCAGTGTGCAAAGAGTTTCATTCAGAAGTCCCAGCTCCTTACCCACCAGCGAGTGCACATGGGTGAGAGACCTTTTAAATGCCGGGAGTGCGGGAAAAGTTATTTCGAGAACGCAAAGCTCACAAGACATCAGCGGAGCCATACGGGAGTGAGACCTTTTCAGTGCTCGGAGTGCGGGAGATCTTTCAGCCTGAAATCAAACCTCAAAGTACACCAGcaaacccacacaggagagaaaccctataAGTGCTTGGATTGTGGGAAGACGTTCAGTCGGAGCTCACACCTCATCCACCATGGGAGAATGCACTCGGGAGAAAGACCTTACAAATGCCTGGAGTGTGGGAAAGGGTTCAGTGTGAAATCATCCCTTAATACGCACCAGCAAATCCACACTGGAGAGAGACCCCATAAATGCTTGGATTGTGGGAAAACATTCACTCAGCGTTCGCACCTTAATAGACATGGGAAAACCCACAGGGGGAACCAGTCTTATGAATGCCTGGACTCCAGACCTCcgtcccccaccagcccctggacTGTGCTGTCCACGCCCTTGTTCTCTGCAGGCAGAACGTCTCTGGGAGCAGCTAAcgcctcccctccctgcatcccCCAAG GGTTACTTCTGAAAGGAGCATTcccactgcaagagcattttgagaCGGAGCAGTCATGCCAGAGAGCCCAGTTTCAAAAGAAGAGCAGTGCTGGGAGGCCTCCCTGGAGGCCCATGAAGTCATGA
- the LOC142020638 gene encoding uncharacterized protein LOC142020638 isoform X1, producing METAQVAVTFEEVAVYFTPGQGVLLDPAQRALYREVMQENYEMVTSLGFPVPKPDLITQLARGEEPWVPALQASKEKESPRGTCEAGDGTASENKEVNQQPEGPGDVDPQEAFLRRADGNVSQGSEQECAWGDGDQSDVQLGNDPGKKLAEPLQCGGGRSDPKDTTTQRTSHCEEKPYQCLDCGKSFSHCSGLRYHQRTHTGERPYKCLECGKTFGHRSNLNQHRRIHTKERPYKCLQCGSSFTLKSTLCKHQKIHREDKPNKCLQCAKSFIQKSQLLTHQRVHMGERPFKCRECGKSYFENAKLTRHQRSHTGVRPFQCSECGRSFSLKSNLKVHQQTHTGEKPYKCLDCGKTFSRSSHLIHHGRMHSGERPYKCLECGKGFSVKSSLNTHQQIHTGERPHKCLDCGKTFTQRSHLNRHGKTHRGNQSYECLDSRPPSPTSPWTVLSTPLFSAGRTSLGAANASPPCIPQGLLLKGAFPLQEHFETEQSCQRAQFQKKSSAGRPPWRPMKS from the exons aTGGAGACAGCTCAG GTGGCGGTGACcttcgaggaggtggctgtgtatttcaccccggggcagggggtgctgctggACCCTgctcagagagccctctacagggaggtCATGCAGGAGAACTATGAGATGGTGACCTCGCTGG GATTTCCTGTTCCAAAACCTGACCTGATCACCCAGCTGGCCCGAGGGGAAGAGCCATgggtcccagctctgcaggctaGCAAGGAGAAAGAGAGCCCAAGAGGCACCTGCGAAG caggtgatGGGACAGCAAGTGAGAACAAGGAGGTGAATCAGCAGCCAGAAGGGCCTGGGGATGTGGACCCACAGGAGGCATTTTTGAGAAGAGCTGACGGGAATGTTTCCCAGGGCTCGGAACAGGAATGTGCCTGGGGAGACGGCGACCAATCAGACGTTCAGCTGGGAAACGATCCCGGGAAGAAACTGGCTGAACCCCTTCAGTGTGGCGGGGGACGCAGTGATCCCAAGGACACGACAACCCAACGGACAAGTCACTGTGAAGAGAAGCCCTACCAGTGCcttgactgtgggaaaagttttagCCATTGCTCAGGGCTTAGGTaccatcagagaacccacactggtgAACGACCCTACAAGtgcctggagtgtgggaaaacTTTTGGGCACCGCTCGAACCTTAACCAGCACAGGAGAATACACACCAAAGAAAGACCCTATAAATGTCTCCAGTGTGGGAGTAGTTTCACCCTGAAATCAACACTTTGTAAACATCAGAAAATCCACAGAGAAGACAAACCCAATAAATGCCTTCAGTGTGCAAAGAGTTTCATTCAGAAGTCCCAGCTCCTTACCCACCAGCGAGTGCACATGGGTGAGAGACCTTTTAAATGCCGGGAGTGCGGGAAAAGTTATTTCGAGAACGCAAAGCTCACAAGACATCAGCGGAGCCATACGGGAGTGAGACCTTTTCAGTGCTCGGAGTGCGGGAGATCTTTCAGCCTGAAATCAAACCTCAAAGTACACCAGcaaacccacacaggagagaaaccctataAGTGCTTGGATTGTGGGAAGACGTTCAGTCGGAGCTCACACCTCATCCACCATGGGAGAATGCACTCGGGAGAAAGACCTTACAAATGCCTGGAGTGTGGGAAAGGGTTCAGTGTGAAATCATCCCTTAATACGCACCAGCAAATCCACACTGGAGAGAGACCCCATAAATGCTTGGATTGTGGGAAAACATTCACTCAGCGTTCGCACCTTAATAGACATGGGAAAACCCACAGGGGGAACCAGTCTTATGAATGCCTGGACTCCAGACCTCcgtcccccaccagcccctggacTGTGCTGTCCACGCCCTTGTTCTCTGCAGGCAGAACGTCTCTGGGAGCAGCTAAcgcctcccctccctgcatcccCCAAG GGTTACTTCTGAAAGGAGCATTcccactgcaagagcattttgagaCGGAGCAGTCATGCCAGAGAGCCCAGTTTCAAAAGAAGAGCAGTGCTGGGAGGCCTCCCTGGAGGCCCATGAAGTCATGA